From Nitrospinota bacterium:
TGGATTCATCATCATCAATCGTTTCTGAAAGCCTGTAGATAAAGTCTCTGCTGGAGTAGTTTCCAGGTTCCAAAGTATCAGCAAACCTGCCGACCAGGGTATCGTCATCAACAAATAACTCATCATCAACGTATGTGTCATAAATACGGTTGATGAAAAGTTCCCTCAATTTCGTGTCGTCAGCATTTGGACTGCCATAATAATGGCCGCCTCCCAGAGCGTTGTAATAGTCCTGGTATAAAATCGCACCGGTGGAAACAATAACATCCACCATATTATAATGGACCATGTCACGGATGACTTTTCTGAGACCCGCCGCTATAAGCGGACCCGCGAGACCAAGGAAAATAGTAGGCTTTTCCTCATCCTGAAGCATTTTGCCGAAAATTTTAGCGCATTGCCCGAGATTTCTCGCCTGTATAGACGCCGATTGAAACGACTCTACCAAGTCCCCCACATCATTAATGGTCTCAAAGTCGACTGGAGAAATCCTGGTGTTCAATATTTCTTTTTTAGTCTTCTTTTGTCCCTCATCCAAGGGTTCGGGCATATAAGATTCTTTGTACCCCATGCTTCGCTCCATGCAGAAAATTTAAGAAAGAATCATACCCCCCAAACTGCACCCCGTCAACCCACACAGCGTGGGACTAACCGACTGACCAAAGGAAACTCGGAGCTTTATGAGCTTCTAATTCTCATCGCTAAAAGATCAAAGGCGGGAACATAAATCCTTTGAATGGGTATTGGTATCAACACTTTCAATACTTTCGAGAACCTTGCCATCTTCTCCGATTACATAACTGATACGAGCCGCATACTGGTCTTCAACATTTTTTACAGCATGATAGCTTAAGGCAACTTCCCGGTTAACATCGCAAAGAAGGGGATAGGGGAAAGAAAATTTCTCTGCAAAAGCTTTATTATCCGCTTCATTATCGAGACTGACCCCAAAAATCTGGACATTTTTCTCTTCGAAATTTTTAAAGTCATCACGAAATCCCTGGCCCTCCATAGTGCATCCAGGGGTATCGGCCTTGGGGTAAAACCAAAGTATTACTTTTTTACCCCTGTAATCCTTAAGATTGATTGTATTACCATTATGATCGTTCACTGAAAAGTCAGGCGCATCGGTTCCGGGTTGCAACATTGTTTATCCTCCCTGAGTAAGGTTGATTGATATTTTTTAACGTTTATTAGATGACAAGAAAGGTATCTGGAAGCAGACTTTTTAGGCTGCTATGGGATATATCTTTAAATATCAGGGAAAAGTTTCGTAACAATGCTTTCGCCCAAAACCAGGTCTTCAGGACGGGTAATTTTGAGATTCCACTCAGATCCATCTACGACCCTTACCGGTTGCCCCATATATTCAATCAAAGCTCCTTCATCAGTGCCATAAAAGGAATCTTTTTGGGCATTTTGAAACGCCTGACCGAGCAAATCATAACGGAAAGCCTGTGGAGTTTGAACACGCCACAAACCCTCACGTTCAACAGTACGCTGAACCTTACCTGATTCATCTACCTGTTTGATGGTGTCATTCACAGGAATGGCAGTGATCGACGCGCCAAATTTTTCAGCAGCATCAATCGTTTCCTGAATCATTTTCTTCGATAAAAAAGGACGCACGCCATCATGAACCAGAACGATATCCGTATCCTTCGGAAGAGCCTTATATCCGTTAAAAACAGAGTCCTGCCTTTTTTCCCCTCCCATTACAACTTGTTTCACTAATGGGGGAGAGCCCAGCCAGTCGGTCCGGGCATTTGCCAGTTCTTTCTCTGGTACCACCAGCACCAGAGAATCTATAAGTCCAGACTCTTGAAACGTTTTTAAGGTGTAATGCAGGACAGGCTTTCCCCTCAAAGCCTGAAACTGTTTAGGGACTGTTCCTCCCATTCGGGTTCCCTGACCCCCTGCGGGAATTATCGCGCATACATTCATATCTTGTTATTCAAACAGGTGTTCAAAAAGTTCAGTAAGGTTTTTCACAAATATTAACTCAATATCTTTTCCCGAAAGGTTTTTAATTTTTTTTGCGCTATACGGTATGATGCAGCGTTTAAACCCCAATCTTACAGCTTCCAAAATTCGGGCGTCTAATTGCATGACCGAGCGAACCTCCCCTGTCAAACCCACTTCCCCTATCAGAACAGTTTCGGGGTCTATAACCCTGTCCCGAAAACTGCCCGCAATGGACGCCACTACCGCAAGGTCAAGAGCAGGTTCAGTAATTTTTATGCCTCCCGCCAGATTCACAAAGATATCTTCCCCCTGTAACTGAAGCCCCATTCGTTTTTCAATAATAGCGATTAACAATGACATACGGTTTTGATCAAATCCAGTAGCCATTCTTCTCGGCATGCCTATGGACGAGGATGTGCTGACCAACGCCTGCACCTCAACCAGCAATGTACGGCTGCCTTCCAGTGTAGCCGCTATTGCAGAGCCTGATGAGTTTTCCGGACGCTCTGACAAGAACCATTCAGAAGGGTTTTCCACCGCCACCAAACCTTCTGGCGCCATTTGGAACACGCCTATTTCAGGAGTAGGACCAAACCGGTTTTTAGTCGCTCTTAGAGCTCTGTATGAATGGCCACGCTCTCCCTCAAAATACACCACGGTATCCACAATATGTTCCAAAGATTTAGGGCCGGCTATTGCTCCGTCTTTATTGATGTGGCCAATTAAAAGTGTAGGAAGGTTACGTTGCTTGATAATCTGAAAAATTTTAAAAGCAACTTCGCGCACCTGGCCAATGCTTCCCGGTGCGGATTGCAATTCTGAAGTAAAAAAAGTTTGTACAGAATCCAACACCAGCACATCTGGCTTAACGTTCTCTATCCATTGGATAATATCTTCAACACAGATCTCTGAACAAACCAGAAGATTGTCTGACAAAGCATCCAGCCGATCAGCGCGGAGCTTAATCTGCGAGCCCGACTCTTCACCTGAAACATATAGAACTTTTTTCCCAACCCGAGCCAAATGCCCCATACTTTGTAAAGTAAGAGTAGATTTTCCTATACCAGGCTCCCCGCCAATCAGGATCAGTGATCCTTCAACCATGCCTCCACCAAGAACTCTGTCGAATTCTCCAATACCGGTGGTCAAACGATTTTCAACAACAGACTGTACTTCAGTGATTGGGATTAATGCTGAGGGCTCTGAGGTTCGTTTGGAATTCCGAGAAGATGATGTCTGTCGTGATACTTCTTCGACAAAACTGCTCCAGGCCATACATTCCGGGCACTTCCCCATCCACTTCGGTACCTGGTGCCCACACTCCTGGCAAATAAAAATAGTAGTAGTTTTAGCCATATTGAGGCAGAGCAATAAAAGTCATCGATCGGTCATTTCTGTTTTTTTGCCCGGCCGCACAGTTGGCTGACTGTGCTATTTTTTGGCGGGACTTAATTGACCGATAGCTTTTTTAATATCTTCGTTACGTGAGATATTGACATTCGCTTTTCGACGCAAATCGGCAAGTGCATCTTTGATAGCTTTTTGTTTTTTCACAAAATCAGATTGAACTTTTTGTAAAACTTTCTGCTCTTTTTGGATATCGCTTAAAGTAGTAGCAACCGAATCCAATTTCAGGACTTTCTGCTCTTTTTGGATATCTCTTAAAGTAGTAGC
This genomic window contains:
- a CDS encoding peroxiredoxin translates to MLQPGTDAPDFSVNDHNGNTINLKDYRGKKVILWFYPKADTPGCTMEGQGFRDDFKNFEEKNVQIFGVSLDNEADNKAFAEKFSFPYPLLCDVNREVALSYHAVKNVEDQYAARISYVIGEDGKVLESIESVDTNTHSKDLCSRL
- a CDS encoding deoxyhypusine synthase (transforms a conserved lysine residue of initiation factor 5A into deoxyhypusine) gives rise to the protein MERSMGYKESYMPEPLDEGQKKTKKEILNTRISPVDFETINDVGDLVESFQSASIQARNLGQCAKIFGKMLQDEEKPTIFLGLAGPLIAAGLRKVIRDMVHYNMVDVIVSTGAILYQDYYNALGGGHYYGSPNADDTKLRELFINRIYDTYVDDELFVDDDTLVGRFADTLEPGNYSSRDFIYRLSETIDDDESILVTARKHDIPIFCPALNDSSLGIGLTEHYYSARKEGRKPITIDSIRDNYELTQVVVNSRRTAAFYVAGGVPKNYVNDSVVMSYIFGKDTGGHKYALQVTTDSPHWGGLSGSTLAEAQSWGKVNKEATHCMAFVEPSVSLPLIYGHAFQKGLYKGRPRMEFEWEDDTLKKLSRH
- the radA gene encoding DNA repair protein RadA, with amino-acid sequence MAKTTTIFICQECGHQVPKWMGKCPECMAWSSFVEEVSRQTSSSRNSKRTSEPSALIPITEVQSVVENRLTTGIGEFDRVLGGGMVEGSLILIGGEPGIGKSTLTLQSMGHLARVGKKVLYVSGEESGSQIKLRADRLDALSDNLLVCSEICVEDIIQWIENVKPDVLVLDSVQTFFTSELQSAPGSIGQVREVAFKIFQIIKQRNLPTLLIGHINKDGAIAGPKSLEHIVDTVVYFEGERGHSYRALRATKNRFGPTPEIGVFQMAPEGLVAVENPSEWFLSERPENSSGSAIAATLEGSRTLLVEVQALVSTSSSIGMPRRMATGFDQNRMSLLIAIIEKRMGLQLQGEDIFVNLAGGIKITEPALDLAVVASIAGSFRDRVIDPETVLIGEVGLTGEVRSVMQLDARILEAVRLGFKRCIIPYSAKKIKNLSGKDIELIFVKNLTELFEHLFE
- the ispD gene encoding 2-C-methyl-D-erythritol 4-phosphate cytidylyltransferase, with translation MNVCAIIPAGGQGTRMGGTVPKQFQALRGKPVLHYTLKTFQESGLIDSLVLVVPEKELANARTDWLGSPPLVKQVVMGGEKRQDSVFNGYKALPKDTDIVLVHDGVRPFLSKKMIQETIDAAEKFGASITAIPVNDTIKQVDESGKVQRTVEREGLWRVQTPQAFRYDLLGQAFQNAQKDSFYGTDEGALIEYMGQPVRVVDGSEWNLKITRPEDLVLGESIVTKLFPDI